GCTGACGCCGCGGTGGGCGTAGGTGAGGCCGGCGTTGACGGTGTGGGGGACGAGGCCGGAGACGTGTTTTTCGTCGGCGGCGGGCTGGAGGATTTCGGCGTAGGTGCGGGTGTAGCTGGCGCGGAAGGTGACGGGGCGGAAGGCGGGGGCGATGAAGCCGAGGTCGCGGCGGAAGGCGAGTTCCATGCTGCGGATGGTGACACCGGCGGCGCTGTTGAAACGGCTGCTGACCATGTAGCCGGGGTATTCGGCGGCGAGGGCGGGGTCGTAGTCGGCGACGGGGGTCAGGTTGCTCTGGATTTTGTTTTGGACGTTGTTCTGGTAGAGGGCGAGGGAGACGGCGCCGGCGCCCTTGGGATACCAGGCGAGGCGGGCGGCGAAGTTGCGGGCTCTCTCGGGCTTAAGGTGCTTGTTGGCGATGCGGATGATGCTGTCGTCGTTGTCCACGATGGTGACGCCGATGAGGTCGCCGTAGTCAGGGCGACGGATCGTGGTGCTAAAGCCGAGCTGGAGGTTCAGGTTGGCGAGGATGTTGTATTTGAGGGAGGCGCTGGGGAAGAGGTGGTCATAGTCGCTTTCCTTGCGTATCCAAGGGCGGGAGAGGAATTGGTAGTCGATGCCGGGGATGGTGACGGCGCGGCCGTCGGCGTTGACGATGGCGCCGGCGGCCGCGCCGCCCTGCCGGTATTGGAGCTGCTCCCCGGCGGGAAGGCTGTTGACGTAGTCGATGACTTGCTGGGAGGTGTAGGAGTCGGCCTCGCGGATTTGGTTGGTGGTGTTTTCGTAGCGGAGGCCGGCGCGGGCGGAGATGCGTTTGTTAAAAAAAGTGGTGGTGGCCATGAGGTAGCCGGCGTCGACGCGTTCGATGAAGTTGCGGTGGTAGGTGACGCGGGCCGCGTAGTATTGGTCTGCGGTGGTGACTTTGGAGAAGAGTTTGTCGGCGGGGTCGAGGCCGGCGTCGTCGCGGTAGGCGTCGGCGATGGCGGAGGTGTCGGGCGTCCAGACGGTGCCGCCGCCGGTGGTGGCGAGGGAGACGCCGGAGCGGCCGAAGTCGTAGTCGTAGGGGCTTTTGAAGTCGGCGTGGGAGGCGTTGGCGGTGTAGGCCCATTGATTGAGGTTAACGTTTTCGTCGAAGGTGCGTTTTTCCTCGCGGCTTTTGACGCCGGTTTTCCAGTGGACGGGCCAGAGCCAGCGGGTCATGAGGGAGGCGTTGGCCTGGGCGTTGAGGACCTTGGCGGTGGTTTTGCGTCCGTCCTCCATGTAGATGGCGCGGTCGCCGGTGTAGGAGGCGCCGTCGGCGAGGTCGGGGCCGCCGAGTTGGGTGATGGTGTAGTCGGGGGAGGCGAGGCCGGGGGAGCGGGTGACGCGGTAGGCGACGCCGGAGGCCCTGCCGCGAACGAGGTAGGCGGCGCCTTTTTTGCCGTAGGAATCGCCCTCGGATTTGCTGTCGGCGTAGCCGACGCGGGCGTCAATGGCGAGGTTGCGGGTTTTGTATTCGAGGCGGGCCTCGGGGGAGACGTAGCGTCCGGACTGGACGACGTTGCGGGATTCGGAGGTGACGTAGCTGGTGGAGACGCCGGTGACCTCGAAGGCTTGCATGGGGTTGTCGCCGGCGACGATGGCGAGGGAGTTGGCGGGGCGGGCGGCGTAGTTGGCGCCGATGGGGGTGTCGAGGATGAGGTTGCGCTGGCGGTGCCAGAGGTCGGAGACGCTGTAGTTGAGGGAGGCGCCGAGGGCGAGGCGGGGTGTGACGCGCCAGTCGGCGCGGATGGTGGAGGCGAAGCGGTGGTTCACGCGGGGGGTCTGCCGGAAGGTGATGCCGGCGGGGACTTGGAGGCGGGGGTCGTTGGCGTCGGGGGCGAAGTTGATGTCGATGACGGTGTCGTTGGTGACGGAGTAGATGTTGCTTTCGCTGAGGTCCACGAGGAGGCCGAACTTGCCGCGCTTGGCGACGGAGAAGCTGGCGAGGAAGCCGGGGCGGATTTTGAGCGTGCGGCGGTCGTCGTCGGGACCGAGGGTTTTGTCGAAATCGAGGGCGGAGGAGTGGGCGTTGAGGACGATGCG
This genomic stretch from Termitidicoccus mucosus harbors:
- a CDS encoding TonB-dependent receptor, with translation MSPFVRHSAPRQLPPAFRPVLALLLVLVAAPFPPARAQPAANAVTGAVTGRVFNPATDEYVRDALIRATATGETVFTEAGGFYQISGLPAGEAALVLSYAGLPDVTRTVAIRAGATATLDFELPAAAPGGADADGKVVQLEAFTVTSEATGQAKVVMRERASMDVGTSVSSDLFGSDPEGNIGEFLRNMPGIIVNSTAGEATSVSIGGLPSEYTNVTVDGVSTTVANMANSTRSTTFELISLNSMESIEISRTISADVDANAPAGTINLRSKSAFDRRGVHFATRIVLNAHSSALDFDKTLGPDDDRRTLKIRPGFLASFSVAKRGKFGLLVDLSESNIYSVTNDTVIDINFAPDANDPRLQVPAGITFRQTPRVNHRFASTIRADWRVTPRLALGASLNYSVSDLWHRQRNLILDTPIGANYAARPANSLAIVAGDNPMQAFEVTGVSTSYVTSESRNVVQSGRYVSPEARLEYKTRNLAIDARVGYADSKSEGDSYGKKGAAYLVRGRASGVAYRVTRSPGLASPDYTITQLGGPDLADGASYTGDRAIYMEDGRKTTAKVLNAQANASLMTRWLWPVHWKTGVKSREEKRTFDENVNLNQWAYTANASHADFKSPYDYDFGRSGVSLATTGGGTVWTPDTSAIADAYRDDAGLDPADKLFSKVTTADQYYAARVTYHRNFIERVDAGYLMATTTFFNKRISARAGLRYENTTNQIREADSYTSQQVIDYVNSLPAGEQLQYRQGGAAAGAIVNADGRAVTIPGIDYQFLSRPWIRKESDYDHLFPSASLKYNILANLNLQLGFSTTIRRPDYGDLIGVTIVDNDDSIIRIANKHLKPERARNFAARLAWYPKGAGAVSLALYQNNVQNKIQSNLTPVADYDPALAAEYPGYMVSSRFNSAAGVTIRSMELAFRRDLGFIAPAFRPVTFRASYTRTYAEILQPAADEKHVSGLVPHTVNAGLTYAHRGVSFNINWNWNDTYPFSTTGLSLNRHRSRTDISGDWRLSRHYTVSFSIRNLFDDPYVELKNIAPGPLVMSRYMRTGSVISLSVKGEW